In a genomic window of Allomeiothermus silvanus DSM 9946:
- a CDS encoding aminotransferase class V-fold PLP-dependent enzyme, protein MIAARDIRPDFPLIVARPDQVYLDSTASAQKPQVVIETLSRFYREHYANVHRGGYALSLEATQAYENARKTLARFVGADEHEIIFVRNATEALNLVAYAWAMKTLRPGDEILLTEMEHHANLVPWHFVAKQTGAKIKAIPITPQGRLDLDALDTLLTRRTRLVSVVHMSNVLGTLNPVAEIAKAAKEKGALVVVDGAQSAPHLPVDVKGLGADFFAFSGHKMCGPTGIGVLWGRYEILEQMEPFLGGGEMIREVYIDRSTYARPPQRFEAGTPAIAEAVALGAAAEYLLGVGMENIWKHDQELLEYALQRLDEELPEVQTFGPRGPDRGGVIAFTLGSVHAHDVACALDQHGIAVRAGHHCAQPLHRKLGVPATARASFYLYTTQEDVDRFLQAMKEVRGFFKDWL, encoded by the coding sequence ATGATCGCAGCTCGAGACATTCGCCCGGATTTTCCCTTGATTGTGGCAAGACCCGACCAGGTCTACCTCGACTCCACCGCCAGCGCTCAGAAGCCGCAGGTGGTGATCGAAACGCTGAGCCGCTTCTACCGAGAACATTACGCCAACGTCCACCGCGGGGGCTATGCCCTCTCCCTCGAGGCCACCCAAGCCTACGAGAACGCCCGCAAAACCCTGGCCCGCTTCGTGGGAGCCGACGAGCATGAGATCATCTTCGTGCGCAACGCCACCGAGGCGCTGAACCTGGTGGCCTATGCCTGGGCCATGAAAACCCTGCGCCCAGGTGACGAGATCCTGCTTACGGAGATGGAGCACCACGCCAACCTGGTACCCTGGCACTTCGTGGCCAAGCAAACCGGAGCCAAGATCAAGGCGATCCCGATCACGCCACAAGGGCGACTGGATCTGGATGCGCTCGATACCCTCTTAACCCGCCGCACCCGCCTGGTGAGTGTGGTACACATGTCGAACGTGCTAGGAACGCTGAACCCGGTCGCCGAGATCGCCAAAGCGGCCAAGGAGAAAGGCGCGTTGGTGGTGGTGGATGGAGCCCAGAGCGCCCCCCATTTGCCGGTGGACGTCAAGGGGTTGGGGGCGGATTTCTTCGCCTTCTCCGGGCACAAGATGTGCGGGCCAACGGGAATCGGGGTGCTGTGGGGAAGGTACGAAATCCTCGAGCAGATGGAGCCCTTTCTGGGCGGCGGGGAGATGATCCGCGAGGTGTACATAGACCGCTCCACCTACGCCAGGCCCCCTCAACGCTTCGAGGCCGGAACCCCGGCCATCGCCGAAGCCGTGGCCTTGGGGGCTGCCGCTGAATACTTGCTGGGCGTGGGGATGGAGAACATCTGGAAGCACGACCAAGAACTCCTCGAGTACGCCCTGCAGCGCCTCGACGAGGAACTGCCCGAGGTGCAGACCTTCGGCCCCCGCGGCCCTGACCGGGGTGGGGTGATCGCCTTCACCCTGGGCAGCGTCCACGCCCACGACGTGGCCTGCGCCCTCGATCAGCACGGGATCGCGGTGCGGGCCGGGCACCACTGCGCCCAACCCCTGCACCGCAAGCTGGGCGTCCCCGCCACCGCCAGGGCCAGCTTCTACCTCTACACCACCCAAGAAGACGTGGACCGCTTTCTCCAGGCGATGAAGGAGGTGCGGGGGTTTTTCAAGGACTGGCTGTGA
- the sufC gene encoding Fe-S cluster assembly ATPase SufC, whose product MANQLEIRDLWVSIEGQPILKGVNLVVPKGEVHALMGPNGTGKSTLGKVIAGDPEYTVDKGEVLVDGQNILELEPDERAKLGLFLAFQYPVEVPGVTIANFLRLCLNAKRGEDVSVSEFYSKVTKAIQTLEWSEDYLTRYLNEGFSGGEKKRAEILQLMVLEPTYAILDETDSGLDIDALKVVAKGVNAMRGPEFGALVITHYQRLLNYIVPDRVHVMLEGKIVMSGDKELALELEAKGYDWLKATV is encoded by the coding sequence ATGGCGAATCAGCTTGAGATCAGAGATTTGTGGGTATCCATCGAAGGTCAGCCGATCTTGAAGGGCGTGAACCTGGTGGTGCCCAAAGGAGAAGTCCACGCCCTGATGGGACCCAACGGTACCGGCAAGTCCACGTTGGGCAAAGTGATCGCCGGGGATCCCGAGTACACCGTGGATAAGGGCGAGGTACTGGTAGACGGGCAAAACATCCTCGAGCTGGAACCCGACGAACGGGCCAAGCTGGGGCTTTTCCTGGCCTTCCAGTACCCGGTGGAAGTGCCGGGTGTGACCATCGCCAACTTCCTCAGGCTCTGCCTCAACGCCAAGCGCGGCGAGGACGTGAGCGTGAGCGAGTTCTACTCCAAGGTGACCAAGGCCATCCAGACCCTCGAGTGGAGCGAGGACTACCTTACCCGCTACCTCAACGAAGGCTTCTCGGGCGGGGAGAAAAAGCGCGCCGAGATCCTACAACTGATGGTCCTCGAGCCCACCTACGCCATCTTGGACGAGACCGACTCCGGCCTGGACATCGACGCTTTGAAGGTGGTCGCCAAGGGCGTGAACGCCATGCGGGGCCCCGAGTTCGGCGCGTTGGTGATCACCCACTACCAGCGCCTCTTGAACTATATCGTCCCCGACCGGGTCCACGTGATGCTTGAAGGCAAGATCGTGATGTCGGGCGACAAAGAGCTGGCTTTGGAGCTCGAGGCCAAGGGCTACGACTGGCTAAAAGCCACCGTATAG
- the sufB gene encoding Fe-S cluster assembly protein SufB, with the protein MMSDFDVSTIGSEYKYGFVDEVRPVFKSEKGLSRRVVEAISYHKGEPQWMLDFRLKALEIFNSKPMPTWGGDLSGLNFDEIYFYAKPTEVRDAKSWDEVPEEIRRTYERLGIPEAERKVLAGVGAQYDSEMVYHQVKEELARLGVIFVSIEEGLKHYEDLFREYFATVIPPEDNKFAALNSAVWSGGSFVYVPKGVKVELPLQAYFRVNTAELGQFERTIIIVDEGAEMHYIEGCTAPTYSTDSFHSGVIEIVVKKGARSRYTTIQNWSHNMYNLVTQRAVVHGDAYHEWLDGNLGSKLTMKYPSSYLIEPGARSEIMSIAFASTGQHQDTGGKLILAAPHTSGTIVSKSISKGQGRASYRGLVKVYEGAKHARVNVECDALLINPESRTDTYPYIEIEEDTAHVGHEATVSKLNDEQIFYLQSRGLKEDEAAALIVRGFIEPIAKELPLEYAVELNRLIELEMEGSVG; encoded by the coding sequence ATGATGAGCGACTTCGATGTCAGCACCATCGGCAGTGAGTACAAATACGGCTTCGTAGACGAAGTGAGGCCGGTTTTCAAGAGCGAGAAAGGTCTTTCCCGGCGGGTGGTGGAAGCTATCAGTTACCACAAGGGCGAACCCCAGTGGATGCTGGACTTCCGCCTCAAGGCCCTGGAGATCTTCAACTCCAAGCCCATGCCCACCTGGGGGGGAGACCTCTCGGGGCTTAACTTCGACGAGATCTACTTCTACGCCAAACCCACCGAGGTTCGCGATGCCAAAAGCTGGGACGAGGTGCCCGAGGAGATTCGCCGCACCTATGAGCGGCTAGGCATCCCCGAGGCCGAGCGCAAGGTGCTGGCCGGGGTGGGCGCGCAGTACGACTCGGAAATGGTCTACCACCAGGTCAAGGAGGAGCTGGCCCGGCTGGGGGTGATCTTCGTCAGCATCGAAGAAGGGCTCAAGCATTACGAAGACCTTTTCCGCGAGTACTTCGCCACCGTGATCCCGCCGGAGGACAACAAGTTCGCCGCGCTGAACTCGGCGGTGTGGTCAGGTGGGAGCTTCGTGTATGTGCCCAAGGGCGTGAAGGTGGAGTTGCCGCTACAGGCTTACTTCCGGGTCAACACCGCCGAGTTAGGTCAGTTCGAGCGCACCATCATCATCGTGGATGAGGGCGCGGAGATGCACTACATCGAAGGCTGCACCGCCCCCACCTACTCCACCGACTCCTTCCACAGCGGCGTGATCGAGATCGTGGTCAAAAAGGGAGCCAGGAGCCGCTATACCACCATCCAAAACTGGTCGCATAACATGTACAACCTGGTGACCCAGCGGGCAGTGGTTCACGGCGATGCCTACCACGAGTGGCTGGATGGCAACCTGGGCTCCAAGCTCACCATGAAGTACCCCTCTTCGTACCTGATAGAGCCAGGAGCCCGCTCGGAGATCATGAGCATCGCCTTCGCCAGCACCGGACAGCACCAGGATACCGGCGGCAAGCTGATCCTGGCGGCCCCTCACACCAGCGGGACCATCGTCTCCAAGTCCATCTCCAAGGGCCAGGGGCGGGCCAGCTACCGGGGCCTAGTCAAAGTCTACGAAGGGGCCAAGCACGCTCGGGTGAACGTGGAGTGCGACGCCCTGCTCATCAACCCCGAGTCCCGCACCGACACCTACCCCTACATCGAGATCGAGGAGGACACCGCCCACGTCGGCCACGAGGCCACGGTCTCCAAGCTCAACGACGAGCAGATCTTCTACCTGCAAAGCCGGGGCCTCAAGGAAGACGAGGCGGCAGCGCTAATCGTGCGCGGCTTTATCGAGCCCATCGCCAAGGAGCTGCCTTTGGAGTACGCCGTGGAACTCAACCGCTTGATCGAACTCGAGATGGAAGGCTCGGTGGGATAA
- the sufD gene encoding Fe-S cluster assembly protein SufD translates to MQATSTLSRDLVLEVSQKLQEPRWLLEKRLAAWEAFARLPYPTLKTEEWRYTNLSKVPLEGLALELPTGQKLSRQDLPAQVRSRLEQAELSGVAVFVGADLVYLELPEELQAQGVVLTSIAEALKTHQAQVREALFRAVGWNEKLQAYNAALFTHGAFLFVPKGVEFDAPIGVFNYLEGGRLSIGRTLIVAEPNSKAVYIEEYVSPAQVEEGVNLSVSELILEQGARLRHSHVQTLALGFYHFHRTRALLARDARLNDLTATFGGTLARTETQSELAGPGADSEMLGLYFAHGEQHLDHYTLQHHAEHHTKSDLLYKGAVKDRAHTVYSGLIKLEEAAQKADAYQSNRNLLLSSEARVDSIPQLEIAANEVRCTHGSTTAPVDEMQLFYLMSRGVPKHVAQQVLVKAHLYDVLTRIPLLPLREHIERIIEEKVRL, encoded by the coding sequence ATGCAGGCCACAAGCACCCTCTCCCGCGATCTGGTACTCGAGGTATCGCAAAAACTGCAAGAGCCCCGGTGGCTGCTGGAGAAGCGCCTTGCGGCCTGGGAAGCCTTCGCCAGGCTCCCCTACCCGACCCTCAAAACCGAGGAGTGGCGCTACACCAACCTCAGCAAGGTCCCCTTGGAAGGGCTGGCGCTGGAGTTACCCACCGGCCAAAAGCTAAGCCGGCAAGACCTGCCGGCCCAGGTCCGATCCCGCTTGGAACAAGCGGAGCTTTCGGGCGTGGCCGTGTTCGTGGGGGCCGATCTGGTATACCTCGAGCTTCCCGAGGAACTGCAGGCCCAAGGCGTGGTGCTTACCTCGATCGCCGAGGCGCTCAAAACCCACCAAGCCCAGGTCAGGGAAGCCTTGTTCCGGGCAGTCGGGTGGAACGAGAAGCTGCAAGCCTATAACGCGGCGCTTTTCACCCACGGGGCTTTCCTCTTCGTGCCCAAGGGCGTGGAATTCGACGCGCCGATCGGGGTGTTCAACTACCTGGAGGGGGGAAGGCTCTCTATCGGGCGCACCCTGATTGTCGCCGAGCCCAACAGCAAGGCCGTCTACATCGAGGAGTACGTCTCCCCGGCCCAGGTCGAGGAAGGGGTAAACCTCTCGGTGAGCGAGCTGATCCTGGAGCAAGGCGCCCGGCTTCGGCACTCGCACGTGCAGACCCTGGCCCTGGGCTTCTACCACTTCCACCGCACCCGGGCTCTCCTAGCGCGCGACGCCCGTCTCAATGACCTCACCGCCACCTTCGGGGGCACACTGGCGCGCACGGAAACCCAGTCGGAGCTGGCCGGGCCGGGGGCCGACAGCGAGATGCTGGGCCTGTACTTCGCCCACGGCGAGCAGCACCTCGACCACTACACCCTCCAGCACCATGCCGAACACCACACCAAAAGCGACCTGCTGTACAAGGGCGCGGTGAAAGACCGGGCCCACACCGTCTACTCGGGGCTCATCAAGCTCGAGGAGGCCGCCCAGAAAGCCGACGCCTACCAGTCGAACCGCAACCTGCTGCTCTCGAGCGAGGCGCGGGTGGATTCGATTCCCCAACTAGAGATCGCCGCCAACGAGGTACGTTGCACCCACGGCAGCACCACTGCGCCGGTAGACGAGATGCAGCTTTTCTACCTGATGAGCCGGGGGGTACCCAAGCACGTCGCCCAACAGGTGCTGGTGAAGGCCCACCTCTACGATGTGCTGACGCGTATCCCGCTTCTGCCCCTGCGCGAGCACATCGAGCGGATCATCGAGGAAAAGGTGCGTCTTTGA
- a CDS encoding Rieske (2Fe-2S) protein, with product MPWIPVATLEELENGRKVVEVAGEKTPILILIAGDEVFAISDICTHDQNPLSDGPVEGEFIKCTRHGARFNLRTGKATLPAPRPVKAYKAKLEGGQVWLEV from the coding sequence ATGCCCTGGATTCCTGTCGCAACCCTCGAAGAGCTAGAGAATGGGCGCAAAGTAGTCGAGGTGGCTGGCGAGAAAACCCCCATCCTGATTCTGATCGCGGGGGATGAGGTCTTCGCCATCTCCGACATCTGCACCCACGACCAAAACCCCCTCTCCGACGGGCCGGTGGAGGGGGAGTTCATCAAGTGCACCCGTCACGGGGCCCGGTTCAACCTGCGCACCGGCAAGGCCACCCTGCCCGCACCCCGGCCGGTGAAAGCCTATAAGGCCAAGCTCGAGGGAGGACAAGTCTGGCTCGAGGTGTAG